The following coding sequences are from one Longimicrobiaceae bacterium window:
- a CDS encoding NADP-dependent malic enzyme: MSVKRQDALDYHAVGRPGKIAVIPSKPAYTQRDLGLAYSPGVAEPCREIAQNPEDVFRYTARGNLVAVVTNGTAVLGLGNLGPLASKPVMEGKGVLFKRFADIDVFDLEVASTDPDDVIRFCELLEPTVGGINLEDIRAPECFYIEETLRERLDIPVFHDDQHGTAVISGAALINALHITGKKIDEIQVVFAGAGASAVATAELYVALGVRRENITMCDIVGVVHSGREDLDPYKARFARETPLRTLAEALRGADVFVGLSAAGAATQEMIRHMAEQPIIFALANPEPEITPEQVLEVRPDAITATGRSDYPNQINNVLGFPFIFRGALDVRARAINDAMKLAATHALAELARQDVPEAVERAYGGERFRFGPDYLIPKPFDPRIMLWVAPAVAKAAMESGVARVHLDLERYQYELESRLGRGQEVMRGIITRARRDPRRIVFPEGEHERIIRAATRIVEEGIAVPILLGRPRIIEQRAEELSMSLKGIVVVDPAADPETKERYAQQFYQARQRKGVTLAEARERMRQPIYYGCMMVQSGDADGLVAGEEMYYPDTIRPALETVGTAPGVHKVAGLYLMVLEKDLLFFADTTVNIEPDAETLAEIALLAAGVVRKLGIVPRVAMLSFSNFGSVRHPHSEKVRIATELVKQRDPDLIIDGEMQVEPALMPEYRTELYPFTTLTGSANVLIFPDLDAANIAYKLVWRLGGAEAIGPVLMGMSRPIHVLQRGSSAADIVNLTALAVVDAQEMRSGVMRGF; this comes from the coding sequence ATGTCGGTCAAACGCCAGGACGCGCTCGATTATCACGCCGTGGGCCGGCCAGGGAAGATCGCGGTTATCCCGAGCAAGCCCGCCTACACCCAGCGAGACCTGGGACTGGCTTATTCACCCGGCGTCGCGGAGCCCTGTCGGGAGATCGCGCAGAACCCGGAAGACGTGTTTCGCTACACGGCACGCGGCAACCTCGTGGCGGTGGTAACCAACGGCACGGCCGTCCTGGGGCTGGGGAACCTCGGGCCGTTGGCTTCCAAGCCCGTGATGGAGGGCAAGGGAGTCCTGTTCAAGCGATTCGCGGACATCGACGTGTTCGACCTCGAGGTCGCCTCCACCGACCCTGATGACGTGATCCGCTTCTGCGAGCTGCTGGAACCGACCGTGGGGGGGATCAACCTCGAGGACATCCGCGCCCCCGAGTGTTTCTACATCGAGGAGACGCTCAGGGAGCGCCTCGACATCCCCGTCTTCCACGACGACCAGCACGGCACGGCGGTGATCTCCGGCGCGGCTCTGATCAACGCGCTGCACATTACCGGCAAGAAGATCGACGAAATTCAAGTGGTCTTCGCCGGCGCCGGTGCGTCCGCGGTGGCCACGGCAGAGCTTTACGTGGCGCTCGGCGTTCGCCGTGAAAACATCACCATGTGCGACATCGTCGGCGTGGTGCACTCCGGGCGCGAGGACCTCGACCCGTACAAGGCTCGCTTCGCCCGGGAGACGCCGCTGCGCACCCTCGCCGAGGCACTGCGGGGAGCCGACGTCTTTGTGGGGCTCTCGGCTGCCGGCGCCGCCACCCAGGAGATGATCCGCCACATGGCGGAACAGCCGATCATCTTCGCCCTTGCCAACCCCGAGCCGGAGATCACCCCCGAACAGGTGCTGGAGGTGCGCCCGGACGCCATCACCGCCACCGGCCGCAGCGATTATCCGAACCAGATCAACAACGTGCTCGGCTTCCCCTTCATCTTCAGGGGAGCCCTGGATGTGCGGGCACGGGCCATCAACGACGCGATGAAGCTGGCCGCAACGCACGCCCTGGCCGAACTGGCCCGACAGGACGTGCCGGAGGCGGTCGAACGCGCGTACGGTGGCGAGCGCTTCCGCTTCGGGCCGGACTACCTCATTCCCAAGCCCTTCGATCCGCGCATCATGCTCTGGGTGGCCCCGGCGGTGGCGAAAGCGGCGATGGAGTCGGGGGTGGCCCGCGTGCACCTGGATCTGGAACGATACCAGTACGAGCTCGAATCCCGGCTCGGTCGGGGACAGGAAGTCATGCGCGGGATCATCACCCGTGCCCGAAGAGATCCGCGACGCATCGTGTTCCCGGAGGGCGAGCACGAGCGCATCATCCGAGCGGCCACCCGGATCGTCGAGGAAGGGATCGCCGTGCCGATTCTGTTAGGAAGACCCCGCATCATCGAGCAGCGGGCGGAGGAGCTCTCCATGTCGCTGAAAGGAATCGTAGTGGTCGATCCCGCGGCCGACCCCGAAACCAAGGAGCGGTACGCCCAACAGTTCTACCAGGCGAGGCAGCGGAAAGGCGTGACCCTGGCAGAGGCGCGCGAACGCATGCGGCAGCCGATCTATTACGGCTGCATGATGGTCCAGTCTGGAGATGCGGACGGCCTGGTAGCCGGGGAGGAGATGTACTACCCCGATACGATCCGCCCCGCGCTGGAGACCGTCGGTACCGCTCCCGGGGTGCACAAAGTGGCGGGGTTGTACCTGATGGTGCTCGAGAAGGACCTCCTCTTCTTCGCCGACACCACCGTGAACATCGAGCCGGACGCGGAGACACTGGCGGAGATTGCCCTGCTCGCTGCGGGAGTCGTGCGCAAGCTGGGAATCGTACCGCGAGTAGCGATGCTCTCCTTCTCCAACTTCGGGTCGGTGCGCCACCCCCATTCCGAAAAGGTGCGGATCGCCACCGAGTTGGTGAAGCAGCGCGATCCCGACCTCATCATCGACGGGGAGATGCAGGTGGAGCCGGCGCTCATGCCGGAGTACCGCACCGAGCTCTACCCGTTCACCACTCTGACCGGGTCGGCAAACGTCCTCATCTTTCCCGATTTGGACGCCGCGAACATCGCCTACAAGCTGGTCTGGCGACTGGGCGGAGCGGAGGCGATCGGCCCGGTGCTGATGGGGATGTCGCGCCCCATCCACGTGCTGCAGCGGGGCAGCTCCGCCGCGGACATCGTCAACCTCACCGCGCTCGCGGTGGTGGATGCGCAGGAGATGCGCTCAGGCGTGATGCGAGGATTCTGA